One Trachemys scripta elegans isolate TJP31775 chromosome 4, CAS_Tse_1.0, whole genome shotgun sequence genomic region harbors:
- the LOC117876320 gene encoding zinc finger protein 345-like, with protein sequence MISRLERGEEPSIFILQDSREREGLREGARTASENEEENLQQEGSAGTELHRTSATQRGGASESPGGTGQQQGEPLEENKAAPGEKPYQCTQCHKRFSRSSNLLRHQRSHTGEKPFHCTVCGKGFTQRGNLTEHSRIHAGERPFRCPQCGKAFALSASLRQHRRTHTGERPYTCLECGKGFGVSSALVVHQRIHTGERPYRCGECGHGFCRSSNLIRHRRTHTGERPYRCTQCGKHFGESSALIQHRRTHASEHPYRCPDCGQGFSQASHLAQHQRTHTGERPYACAECGWRFGESSNLIKHQRVHSGERPYKCPRCGKRFGRHSSLIHHQRTHLDAKPFKCPDCGKGFTQSSRYTQHCRVHAGQKPYQCPQCGKGFSQSSHYTYHQRGHTGERPFRCAGCGKGFSRSSNLIRHQRIHTGERPHQCPDCGKGFTCSSHLLQHQRTHTGERPFQCPDCGKGFGVSSHLVVHQRVHTGERPYKCPDCGKGFSQSSHLAKHQRIHTGERPYRCAACGKSFGDSSYLIQHQHTHTGESPGLAGGMGAEERPYPCPQCGKSFGTKLALSRHQKLHSEERPYECAECGKSFKLSRLLIQHQRIHTGERPYRCPDCGQSFGRSSHLRSHQHIHTGEKPHPCPDCGKGFSHGFQLAQHQRVHTGERPYGCPDCGRSFSHRSTLIKHQRTHTGERPYHCAQCGKDFNWSSAFIKHRRTHSEERPFRCADCGKGFRESCTLIQHQKIHSEEKPYKCPDCCKSFSLSSYLARHQKMHMV encoded by the exons ATGATCTCCCGGCTGGAGCGAGGGGAGGAGCCGAGCATCTTCATTCTCCAGGACTCCAGGGAAAGGGAGGGCCTGAGAG AAGGTGCCAGGACAGCGAGTGAGAACGAGGAGGAGAACCTCCAGCAGGAAGGGTCTGCGGGAACAGAGCTGCACAGGACGTCAGCCACACAGCGGGGAGGAGCCAGCGAGAGCCCGGGAGGGACAGGACAGCAGCAGGGAGAGCCCCTAGAGGAGAACAAAGCCGCCCCAGGGGAGAAACCCTACCAGTGCACCCAGTGCCACAAACGCTTCAGCCGCAGCTCCAACCTGCTCCGTCACCAGCGCTCCCACACGGGTGAAAAGCCGTTTCACTGCACTGTGTGTGGGAAGGGCTTCACGCAGCGCGGGAACCTCACGGAGCACAGCCGGATCCACGCTGGGGAGCGCCCCTTCCGGTGCCCCCAGTGCGGGAAGGCCTTCGCCCTGAGTGCCTCCCTGCGCCAGCACCGGCGCActcacaccggggagcggccctacACGTGCCTAGAGTGCGGGAAGGGCTTTGGGGTGAGCTCTGCGCTCGTGGTCCACCAACgcatccacaccggggagcggccctacCGGTGCGGGGAGTGCGGGCACGGCTTCTGCCGCAGCTCCAACCTGATACGGCACCGGCGcacccacaccggggagcggccctacCGCTGCACCCAGTGCGGCAAGCACTTTGGGGAGAGCTCCGCCCTGATCCAGCACCGGCGCACCCACGCCAGCGAGCACCCCTACCGGTGCCCTGACTGTGGGCAGGGCTTCAGCCAGGCCTCCCACCTGGCCcagcaccagcgcacccacaccggggagcggccctaTGCCTGTGCCGAGTGCGGGTGGCGCTTCGGGGAGAGCTCCAACCTCATCAAGCACCAGCGGGTGCACTCGGGGGAGCGGCCCTACAAGTGCCCCCGGTGCGGGAAAAGGTTCGGCCGCCACTCCAGCCTGATCCACCACCAGCGCACCCACTTGGACGCCAAGCCCTTCAAATGTCCTGACTGCGGGAAGGGCTTCACCCAGAGCAGCCGCTACACCCAGCACTGCCGGGTCCACGCCGGCCAGAAGCCCTACCAGTGCCCCCAGTGTGGGAAgggcttcagccagagctcccaCTACACCTACCACCAGCGCGGCCACACGGGAGAGCGGCCCTTCCGCTGTGCCGGCTGCGGGAAGGGCTTTAGCCGCAGCTCCAACCTGATCCGGCACCAGAGGATCCACA CTG GGGAGAGACCCCATCAATGCCCTGACTGCGGGAAGGGtttcacctgcagctcccacctcctccagcaccagcgcacccacacTGGCGAGAGACCCTTCCAGTGCCCCGACTGCGGGAAGGGCTTTGGGGTCAGCTCTCACCTCGTTGTCCACCAGCGGGTCCACACGGGGGAGCGCCCCTACAAATGCCCCGACTGCGGGAAgggcttcagccagagctcccaCCTGGCCAagcaccagcgcatccacaccggggagcggccctacAGGTGTGCGGCCTGCGGGAAGAGCTTTGGGGACAGCTCCTACCTGATCCAGCACCAGCACACCCACACCGGGGAAAGCCCCGGCCTGGCCGGTGGGATGGGTGCGGAGGAGAGGCCTTACCCATGTCCCCAGTGCGGGAAGAGCTTTGGCACCAAGCTGGCCCTGAGCCGGCACCAGAAACTGCACAGCGAGGAGCGGCCCTATGAGTGCGCTGAATGCGGGAAGAGCTTCAAGCTGAGCCGGCTGCTTATCCAACACCAGCGgatccacaccggggagcggccctacCGATGCCCCGACTGCGGGCAGAGCTTCGGCCGCAGCTCCCACCTCCGCTCGCACCAGCACATCCACACCGGCGAgaaaccccacccctgccctgactgCGGGAAGGGCTTCAGCCACGGCTTCCAGCTGGCTCAGCACCAGCGCGTCCACACGGGGGAGCGGCCCTACGGGTGCCCGGACTGCGGGCGCAGCTTCAGCCACCGCTCCACCCTCATCAagcaccagcgcacccacaccggggagcggccctacCACTGCGCCCAGTGTGGCAAGGACTTCAACTGGAGCTCAGCGTTCATCAAGCATCGCCGGACCCACTCGGAGGAGCGGCCCTTCCGCTGCGCGGACTGCGGGAAGGGCTTCCGCGAGAGCTGCACCCTCATCCAGCACCAGAAGATCCACTCGGAAGAGAAACCCTACAAATGCCCCGACTGCTGCAAGAGCTTCAGCCTCAGCTCCTACCTCGCCAGGCACCAGAAAATGCACATGGTCTAG
- the LOC117876278 gene encoding zinc finger protein 239-like isoform X2 yields MPAGAGDGRENEEEPEPPQMSLLPPELGEPLTICSQCGKSYRLSTQFLRHQQTHVREKPFKCDECGKSFVDSSALLTHRRVHTGERPYRCADCGRSFSRSSNLIRHQRTHRGLRPHQCPDCGKSFAEASCFLQHRHSHAGERPYLCPDCGKCFRHRSVLLAHRRTHLGERPYTCSDCGKSFHQSSQLSAHCRAHLGVRPFQCPDCGKSFLDSSSLIIHQRIHTGEKPYRCPECGRSFSRSSNLLRHQRLHAREQPFKCPQCGRSFRDGSGLAQHEGSHLKAKTYQCTQCGKGFSQSATLIRHQRIHTGERPYTCSECGKSFSQSSTLFRHRRIHTGERPYKCPQCGKSFIESSALIQHQRSHT; encoded by the exons ATGCCGGCAG gtgcCGGGGACGGGCGTGAGAACGAGGAGGAGCCGGAACCCCCCCAAATGTCCCTCTTGCCACCCGAGCTGGGGGAGCCGCTGACCATCTGCAGCCAGTGCGGGAAGAGCTACCGCCTGAGCACCCAGTTCCTGCGGCACCAGCAGACCCACGTCCGTGAAAAACCCTTCAAGTGCGAcgagtgcgggaagagcttcgtGGACAGCTCGGCCCTGCTCACGCACCGGCGTgtccacaccggggagcggccctacCGCTGTGCCGACTGCGGCCGGAGCTTCAGCCGCAGCTCCAACCTGATCCGGCACCAGCGCACCCACCGGGGACTGCGGCCCCACCAGTGCCCcgactgcgggaagagcttcGCCGAGGCCTCCTGCTTCCTACAGCACCGGCACTCCCACGCAGGCGAGCGCCCCTACCTCTGCCCTGACTGCGGGAAGTGCTTCCGCCACCGCTCCGTCCTCCTGGCCCACCGCCGCACCCACCTCGGGGAGCGGCCCTACACCTGCTCCGATTGCGGGAAAAGCTTCCACCAGAGCTCCCAGCTCTCCGCCCACTGCCGGGCTCACCTGGGCGTCAGGCCCTTCCAGTGCCCTGACTGTGGGAAGAGCTTCTTGGACAGTTCCTCTCTGATCATccaccagcgcatccacaccggAGAGAAACCCTACAGGTGCCCCGAGTGCGGGCGTAGCTTCAGCCGCAGCTCCAACCTCCTCCGGCATCAGCGCCTCCATGCCAGGGAGCAGCCCTTCAAGTGCCCCCAGTGTGGGCGGAGCTTCCGGGATGGCTCGGGCCTGGCTCAGCACGAGGGGTCCCACCTGAAAGCTAAGACGTACCAGTGCACCCAGTGTGGGAAGGGTTTCAGCCAGAGCGCCACCCTCATTAGGCATCAGAGAAttcacaccggggagcggccctacacctgctctgagtgcgggaagagcttcagccagagctccacCCTCTTCCGACACCGGAGGATCCACACAGGCGAAAGGCCCTACAAGTGTCCccagtgtgggaaaagcttcatcgAGAGCTCGGCCCTGATCCAGCATCAGAGAAGTCACACGTGA
- the LOC117876278 gene encoding zinc finger protein 239-like isoform X1, with the protein MPAAGAGDGRENEEEPEPPQMSLLPPELGEPLTICSQCGKSYRLSTQFLRHQQTHVREKPFKCDECGKSFVDSSALLTHRRVHTGERPYRCADCGRSFSRSSNLIRHQRTHRGLRPHQCPDCGKSFAEASCFLQHRHSHAGERPYLCPDCGKCFRHRSVLLAHRRTHLGERPYTCSDCGKSFHQSSQLSAHCRAHLGVRPFQCPDCGKSFLDSSSLIIHQRIHTGEKPYRCPECGRSFSRSSNLLRHQRLHAREQPFKCPQCGRSFRDGSGLAQHEGSHLKAKTYQCTQCGKGFSQSATLIRHQRIHTGERPYTCSECGKSFSQSSTLFRHRRIHTGERPYKCPQCGKSFIESSALIQHQRSHT; encoded by the exons ATGCCGGCAG caggtgcCGGGGACGGGCGTGAGAACGAGGAGGAGCCGGAACCCCCCCAAATGTCCCTCTTGCCACCCGAGCTGGGGGAGCCGCTGACCATCTGCAGCCAGTGCGGGAAGAGCTACCGCCTGAGCACCCAGTTCCTGCGGCACCAGCAGACCCACGTCCGTGAAAAACCCTTCAAGTGCGAcgagtgcgggaagagcttcgtGGACAGCTCGGCCCTGCTCACGCACCGGCGTgtccacaccggggagcggccctacCGCTGTGCCGACTGCGGCCGGAGCTTCAGCCGCAGCTCCAACCTGATCCGGCACCAGCGCACCCACCGGGGACTGCGGCCCCACCAGTGCCCcgactgcgggaagagcttcGCCGAGGCCTCCTGCTTCCTACAGCACCGGCACTCCCACGCAGGCGAGCGCCCCTACCTCTGCCCTGACTGCGGGAAGTGCTTCCGCCACCGCTCCGTCCTCCTGGCCCACCGCCGCACCCACCTCGGGGAGCGGCCCTACACCTGCTCCGATTGCGGGAAAAGCTTCCACCAGAGCTCCCAGCTCTCCGCCCACTGCCGGGCTCACCTGGGCGTCAGGCCCTTCCAGTGCCCTGACTGTGGGAAGAGCTTCTTGGACAGTTCCTCTCTGATCATccaccagcgcatccacaccggAGAGAAACCCTACAGGTGCCCCGAGTGCGGGCGTAGCTTCAGCCGCAGCTCCAACCTCCTCCGGCATCAGCGCCTCCATGCCAGGGAGCAGCCCTTCAAGTGCCCCCAGTGTGGGCGGAGCTTCCGGGATGGCTCGGGCCTGGCTCAGCACGAGGGGTCCCACCTGAAAGCTAAGACGTACCAGTGCACCCAGTGTGGGAAGGGTTTCAGCCAGAGCGCCACCCTCATTAGGCATCAGAGAAttcacaccggggagcggccctacacctgctctgagtgcgggaagagcttcagccagagctccacCCTCTTCCGACACCGGAGGATCCACACAGGCGAAAGGCCCTACAAGTGTCCccagtgtgggaaaagcttcatcgAGAGCTCGGCCCTGATCCAGCATCAGAGAAGTCACACGTGA
- the LOC117876278 gene encoding zinc finger protein 572-like isoform X3, which yields MSLLPPELGEPLTICSQCGKSYRLSTQFLRHQQTHVREKPFKCDECGKSFVDSSALLTHRRVHTGERPYRCADCGRSFSRSSNLIRHQRTHRGLRPHQCPDCGKSFAEASCFLQHRHSHAGERPYLCPDCGKCFRHRSVLLAHRRTHLGERPYTCSDCGKSFHQSSQLSAHCRAHLGVRPFQCPDCGKSFLDSSSLIIHQRIHTGEKPYRCPECGRSFSRSSNLLRHQRLHAREQPFKCPQCGRSFRDGSGLAQHEGSHLKAKTYQCTQCGKGFSQSATLIRHQRIHTGERPYTCSECGKSFSQSSTLFRHRRIHTGERPYKCPQCGKSFIESSALIQHQRSHT from the coding sequence ATGTCCCTCTTGCCACCCGAGCTGGGGGAGCCGCTGACCATCTGCAGCCAGTGCGGGAAGAGCTACCGCCTGAGCACCCAGTTCCTGCGGCACCAGCAGACCCACGTCCGTGAAAAACCCTTCAAGTGCGAcgagtgcgggaagagcttcgtGGACAGCTCGGCCCTGCTCACGCACCGGCGTgtccacaccggggagcggccctacCGCTGTGCCGACTGCGGCCGGAGCTTCAGCCGCAGCTCCAACCTGATCCGGCACCAGCGCACCCACCGGGGACTGCGGCCCCACCAGTGCCCcgactgcgggaagagcttcGCCGAGGCCTCCTGCTTCCTACAGCACCGGCACTCCCACGCAGGCGAGCGCCCCTACCTCTGCCCTGACTGCGGGAAGTGCTTCCGCCACCGCTCCGTCCTCCTGGCCCACCGCCGCACCCACCTCGGGGAGCGGCCCTACACCTGCTCCGATTGCGGGAAAAGCTTCCACCAGAGCTCCCAGCTCTCCGCCCACTGCCGGGCTCACCTGGGCGTCAGGCCCTTCCAGTGCCCTGACTGTGGGAAGAGCTTCTTGGACAGTTCCTCTCTGATCATccaccagcgcatccacaccggAGAGAAACCCTACAGGTGCCCCGAGTGCGGGCGTAGCTTCAGCCGCAGCTCCAACCTCCTCCGGCATCAGCGCCTCCATGCCAGGGAGCAGCCCTTCAAGTGCCCCCAGTGTGGGCGGAGCTTCCGGGATGGCTCGGGCCTGGCTCAGCACGAGGGGTCCCACCTGAAAGCTAAGACGTACCAGTGCACCCAGTGTGGGAAGGGTTTCAGCCAGAGCGCCACCCTCATTAGGCATCAGAGAAttcacaccggggagcggccctacacctgctctgagtgcgggaagagcttcagccagagctccacCCTCTTCCGACACCGGAGGATCCACACAGGCGAAAGGCCCTACAAGTGTCCccagtgtgggaaaagcttcatcgAGAGCTCGGCCCTGATCCAGCATCAGAGAAGTCACACGTGA